The following are from one region of the Natronosporangium hydrolyticum genome:
- a CDS encoding branched-chain amino acid ABC transporter permease, protein MNWDFIFSQTLSQALGPGVVVFALAAIGLNVQFGYTGLLNFGQAAFAGIGAYGLAIGMATLDWPFWPSILLGLIGAVLLALLLGVATLRLRADYLAIATVAAAEALRRVVRTVELREWTGGAEGLRGFTGDFREFGRDLGITENLRIGPFFFTASDLWVMIVGWSLVAVCLLVVWLAMRSPWGRVLKAIREDEDAVRSLGKNAFSYKLQSLMLGGVIGALAGFIQALRFGNVAPDQYHTTFTFYVYAVLILGGAARVFGPVVGAMIFWGLYNFLNQFLRGVAGSEWMPSGLLTTSQVDPLVFVLLGAGIIALLIFRPQGIFGDRREISLNVR, encoded by the coding sequence ATGAACTGGGACTTTATCTTCAGCCAGACGCTCAGTCAGGCGCTCGGACCGGGCGTGGTGGTCTTCGCGCTCGCCGCCATCGGGCTGAATGTGCAGTTCGGCTACACCGGTCTGCTCAACTTCGGACAGGCCGCGTTCGCCGGGATCGGCGCGTACGGGCTGGCGATCGGCATGGCCACCCTCGACTGGCCGTTCTGGCCAAGCATCCTGCTCGGGTTGATCGGCGCGGTGCTGTTGGCGTTGCTGCTCGGCGTCGCCACGCTCCGGCTGCGCGCCGACTATCTGGCGATCGCGACGGTGGCGGCGGCGGAGGCCCTGCGTCGGGTGGTGCGCACCGTCGAGCTGCGGGAGTGGACCGGCGGCGCGGAGGGGCTGCGCGGCTTCACCGGCGACTTCCGGGAGTTCGGCCGCGACCTCGGGATCACCGAGAACCTGCGGATCGGCCCGTTCTTCTTCACCGCCAGCGACCTGTGGGTCATGATCGTCGGCTGGTCGCTGGTCGCGGTCTGCCTGCTGGTGGTGTGGTTGGCGATGCGCAGCCCGTGGGGTCGGGTCCTGAAGGCCATCCGGGAGGACGAGGACGCCGTCCGCAGCCTGGGCAAGAACGCCTTCAGCTACAAGCTCCAGTCGCTGATGCTCGGCGGCGTGATCGGTGCGCTCGCCGGCTTCATCCAGGCACTGCGCTTCGGCAACGTGGCGCCCGACCAGTACCACACCACCTTCACTTTCTACGTGTACGCGGTGCTGATCCTCGGTGGGGCCGCCCGCGTCTTCGGTCCGGTGGTCGGCGCGATGATCTTCTGGGGCCTCTACAACTTCCTCAACCAGTTCCTTCGGGGCGTAGCCGGCTCGGAGTGGATGCCGTCCGGGCTGCTCACTACCAGCCAGGTGGATCCGCTGGTCTTCGTCCTGCTCGGGGCGGGAATCATCGCGTTGCTGATCTTCCGGCCGCAGGGCATATTCGGCGACCGGAGGGAGATCTCACTCAATGTACGCTGA
- a CDS encoding branched-chain amino acid ABC transporter permease, protein MRRAVIMLIALVGSVIGLVGFGAAGAMAQVEGEGLQTTLQVDGDPVAGVTITVYTEDGDLVVSAETDEDGYWVVPVPESATYLVELDESTLPDGVALTSGNVREPLVRPGNVGNLLFGLTSGPAPPPSQPGDSDDPPGEPGEEVPEADIPDDPEEELEVVAGPGRWDRVVSHLYSGFHFGLIIALAALGLSMVFGTMGLINFAHGELVTFGAIAAFFVNVVGVTIFDFNITLHLIFAVPVAVALGMLFGYLQDRFFWGWLRKRGTGLIAMMIISIGVALLLRHVYLYFLGPGRRPYAQYTVQEPERFGPLAVLPKTMITDSIALVVLVGVALALVLTRFGKAIRAVADNPSLAAASGINVDRVIRIVWAIGTGLAALAGVFLAMHETTNYLMGFQMLLLIFAAVVVGGLGTAFGAIVGGLIVGVLIQVSTLWVPNEFKYVVALVLLIAVLLVRPQGLLGRRARIG, encoded by the coding sequence GTGCGCAGAGCAGTGATCATGCTGATCGCCCTCGTGGGCAGCGTGATCGGGTTGGTGGGTTTCGGCGCCGCCGGCGCGATGGCGCAGGTCGAGGGGGAGGGTCTGCAGACCACCCTGCAGGTCGACGGCGATCCGGTGGCGGGGGTCACGATCACCGTCTATACCGAGGATGGCGACCTGGTCGTGTCGGCCGAGACCGACGAGGACGGCTACTGGGTGGTCCCGGTGCCCGAGTCGGCCACCTACTTGGTTGAGCTGGATGAGAGCACGCTCCCCGACGGGGTGGCGCTCACCAGCGGCAACGTTCGGGAGCCGTTGGTGCGACCGGGCAACGTCGGCAACCTGCTATTCGGGTTGACCTCCGGTCCGGCGCCGCCGCCCAGCCAGCCCGGCGACTCCGACGATCCACCCGGCGAACCCGGCGAAGAGGTGCCAGAGGCTGACATTCCGGACGACCCGGAGGAAGAGCTGGAGGTGGTCGCCGGTCCGGGGCGGTGGGACCGGGTGGTCTCCCACCTCTACAGCGGCTTCCACTTCGGGCTGATCATCGCCCTCGCGGCGCTGGGCCTGTCGATGGTCTTCGGCACCATGGGCCTGATCAACTTCGCCCACGGTGAGCTGGTCACCTTCGGTGCCATCGCGGCCTTCTTCGTCAACGTCGTCGGCGTCACGATCTTCGACTTCAACATCACGCTGCACCTGATCTTCGCCGTGCCGGTGGCGGTCGCGCTGGGCATGCTCTTCGGGTATCTGCAAGACCGCTTCTTCTGGGGCTGGCTCCGAAAACGTGGCACCGGCCTGATCGCGATGATGATCATCTCGATCGGTGTGGCGCTGCTGCTGCGCCACGTCTACCTCTACTTCCTCGGCCCTGGCCGGCGGCCGTACGCGCAGTACACGGTCCAGGAGCCGGAGCGGTTCGGGCCGTTGGCGGTCCTGCCCAAGACGATGATCACCGACTCGATCGCGCTGGTGGTCCTGGTCGGGGTGGCGCTGGCGCTGGTGCTGACCCGGTTCGGCAAGGCGATCCGGGCGGTCGCCGACAACCCGTCGCTCGCCGCCGCCTCCGGCATCAACGTCGACCGGGTGATCCGGATCGTGTGGGCGATCGGTACCGGCCTCGCCGCGCTCGCCGGGGTGTTCCTGGCCATGCATGAGACGACGAACTATCTGATGGGCTTCCAGATGCTGTTGCTCATCTTTGCCGCGGTCGTCGTGGGCGGGCTGGGTACCGCCTTCGGGGCGATCGTGGGTGGTCTGATCGTCGGGGTGTTGATCCAGGTCTCCACGCTGTGGGTGCCGAACGAGTTCAAGTACGTGGTCGCGCTCGTCCTGCTGATCGCCGTACTGCTCGTGCGTCCACAGGGTCTGCTGGGCCGCCGGGCACGGATCGGGTAG
- a CDS encoding ABC transporter ATP-binding protein, whose amino-acid sequence MYADDMGTGGPAEAAVDRPGRRRAQEALVGVASEPGSAKPDPILVADNVTRRFGGLTAVNVDHLEIPRGAITAVIGPNGAGKTTMFNLLTKFDTPQTGSWTFNGQPVQGRRAHQVARLGMVRTFQLTKALSRLTVIENMRLGATGQRGEKFWAGLLPFLWEQQEREITERAEELLQWFKLDKMRDEFAGSLSGGQRKLLEMARALMVRPELVLLDEPMAGVNPALTQSLLTHVKQLREDGMTVMFVEHDMDAVHDISDWVVVMGEGRVIAEGTPDQIMADQRVIDAYLGAHHDGAVKTVAGHDVAADEVAPPKLDREAE is encoded by the coding sequence ATGTACGCTGATGATATGGGCACCGGTGGTCCGGCGGAGGCCGCCGTCGATCGGCCCGGTCGGCGCCGGGCGCAGGAGGCGCTGGTCGGGGTGGCGAGCGAGCCAGGTTCGGCCAAGCCCGACCCGATCCTGGTCGCTGACAACGTCACCCGCCGGTTCGGTGGTCTGACCGCGGTAAACGTGGATCATCTGGAGATCCCGCGGGGGGCGATCACTGCGGTGATCGGACCGAACGGGGCCGGCAAGACCACGATGTTCAATCTGCTCACCAAGTTCGACACGCCCCAGACCGGGAGTTGGACCTTCAACGGTCAGCCGGTGCAGGGCCGCCGTGCCCACCAGGTGGCCCGACTGGGCATGGTGCGAACCTTCCAGCTAACCAAGGCGCTGTCGCGGCTCACGGTGATCGAGAACATGCGGCTCGGTGCCACCGGGCAGCGGGGGGAGAAGTTCTGGGCCGGGCTGTTGCCGTTCCTGTGGGAGCAGCAGGAGCGGGAGATCACCGAACGGGCCGAAGAGCTGCTGCAGTGGTTCAAACTGGACAAGATGCGTGACGAGTTCGCCGGGAGTCTCTCCGGCGGCCAGCGCAAGTTGTTGGAGATGGCGCGGGCGCTGATGGTCCGGCCGGAGCTGGTGCTGCTCGACGAGCCGATGGCCGGAGTCAACCCGGCCCTGACCCAGTCGCTGCTGACCCACGTCAAGCAGCTGCGGGAAGACGGCATGACGGTGATGTTCGTCGAACACGACATGGACGCCGTCCACGACATCAGTGACTGGGTGGTCGTGATGGGGGAGGGGCGAGTGATCGCCGAGGGCACCCCGGATCAGATCATGGCCGACCAGCGGGTGATCGACGCGTACCTGGGGGCCCACCACGACGGCGCGGTCAAGACGGTGGCCGGCCACGATGTCGCCGCCGACGAGGTCGCCCCGCCCAAGCTCGACCGGGAGGCAGAATGA
- a CDS encoding ANTAR domain-containing response regulator, with protein MGEAQQSEPVRRRVLIAEDEALIRLDLAEMLTEEGYEVVGEAGDGETAVRLARELHPDLVILDIKMPIMDGLAAAEQIAEEHIAPVVILTAFSQRELVERARAVGAMAYLVKPFQKSDLVPAIEIAASRFAEASALEAEIAGLTERLETRKLVERAKGQLMTRYGMTEPQAFKWIQRTAMDHRMGMRDVAERIITETGGAAGE; from the coding sequence GTGGGCGAGGCGCAGCAGTCCGAGCCGGTACGCCGGCGGGTGCTGATCGCGGAGGACGAGGCCTTGATCCGGCTCGACCTCGCCGAGATGCTGACCGAGGAGGGTTACGAGGTGGTCGGCGAGGCCGGGGACGGCGAGACCGCAGTCCGGCTCGCCCGTGAACTCCACCCTGACCTGGTGATCCTCGATATCAAGATGCCGATCATGGATGGGCTGGCGGCCGCCGAGCAGATCGCCGAGGAGCACATCGCGCCGGTGGTGATCTTGACCGCGTTCAGTCAGCGGGAGCTGGTCGAGCGGGCCCGGGCGGTGGGGGCGATGGCGTATCTGGTCAAGCCGTTTCAGAAGTCCGACCTGGTGCCGGCGATCGAGATCGCGGCGTCCCGGTTCGCTGAGGCGTCCGCGCTGGAGGCGGAGATCGCCGGGCTGACCGAGCGGTTGGAGACCCGCAAGCTGGTGGAGCGGGCCAAGGGTCAGCTGATGACCCGATATGGCATGACCGAACCGCAGGCTTTCAAGTGGATTCAACGGACTGCCATGGATCACCGGATGGGCATGCGGGATGTGGCCGAACGGATCATTACCGAGACCGGGGGTGCGGCCGGCGAGTGA